The following proteins are co-located in the Solanum pennellii chromosome 8, SPENNV200 genome:
- the LOC114073871 gene encoding probable L-type lectin-domain containing receptor kinase S.7, whose product MLTRTAVSGPQVFSYQKLSKATKGFSKDNLLGTGGFASVYKGVFYDSATTVAVKQINATSKQGEKEYMAEICTIGRLRHKNLLQLLGWCHDGEKLLLVYEYMPNGSLDKYIGKIFLDWDTRFKILSGLASSLVYLHEECGNPIVHRDIKPNNVMLDTKYNAHLGDFGLARLLHNENFVTTMVAGTPGYLAPEVSYTGRAIPESDVYSFGMVVLEVVCGRRSKGIMDENSLVDKVWSSYENGTLLECMDQTLDGKFDNVQAQRCFITGLACLHPDRTLRPKMRKVVQVFMNPDEPLMKLPESRPSIVCVSWHSPTCSTITTSLDSMKHIPDEVTVSYEDASQTKKLHIWF is encoded by the exons ATGCTAACAAGAACTGCAGTTAGTGGTCCACAGGTATTTAGTTACCAGAAACTCTCCAAGGCTACTAAAGGCTTCAGCAAAGATAACTTATTGGGAACTGGAGGCTTTGCAAGTGTTTACAAGGGGGTGTTTTATGATTCTGCTACAACTGTAGCTGTTAAACAAATCAACGCGACATCTAAGCAAG GTGAGAAGGAATACATGGCTGAAATATGTACAATTGGGCGCCTAAGGCACAAAAACTTGTTGCAGCTACTAGGCTGGTGCCATGACGGAGAGAAACTCCTGTTAGTGTATGAGTACATGCCAAATGGAAGCCTTGATAAATACATCGGCAAGATTTTTCTTGATTGGGACACCAGATTCAAGATTCTATCAGGTCTAGCATCATCACTTGTGTATCTTCATGAAGAATGTGGTAATCCTATTGTACATCGAGACATTAAGCCGAACAATGTGATGCTAGACACCAAGTATAATGCTCACTTGGGTGATTTTGGGCTAGCAAGATTACTCCATAATGAGAACTTTGTTACAACAATGGTGGCTGGCACTCCAGGATACCTAGCACCGGAAGTTAGCTACACAGGGAGAGCTATCCCGGAGTCTGATGTCTATAGTTTTGGAATGGTTGTATTAGAAGTGGTATGTGGACGAAGATCAAAAGGGATTATGGATGAAAATAGCTTAGTCGATAAAGTATGGAGTTCATATGAGAATGGTACATTATTGGAATGTATGGATCAAACACTTGATGGGAAATTTGACAATGTACAAGCTCAAAGGTGTTTTATCACTGGATTAGCATGTTTACACCCTGATAGAACTCTTCGGCCTAAAATGAGAAAAGTAGTGCAAGTGTTTATGAATCCTGACGAGCCATTAATGAAATTGCCCGAGTCTCGTCCTAGTATTGTTTGTGTTTCATGGCATTCTCCTACTTGTTCAACAATAACTACTAGTCTAGATAGCATGAAGCACATTCCGGATGAAGTGACAGTCTCTTATGAGGATGCTTCTCAGACAAAGAAACTACATATATGGTTTTAA